The segment AGATCGAGCCATTTGAGCGCGAGGGTGAAAAGTGGGTACGTTTCAATGCCCATTTGGGCACGTTGGTACAGCTGCGCCACCGCCGCTGTGAAGCCCCGTTAGTCGCCATAAAAACCATAAAAAGCTCCAATGGTCACACCCAGGTTCGCTATGTGATCCGTACCGGCCTGGCGCTGGGCGATCGGGTCTGGCAGGTCGAGTTCACCCTCGCCTGCCGCAAATCGATGCGTTACCGCTTATTACTGGGCTCGAAAGCCCTGATTGACGGCCAGCTGGTCGTCAATCCAGAACATAAATACGTTCAAGACAAGCCGGTGTTTCCGGTCACTACTACCTCTGCCACAGGTGTTGCATGAAGATCGCTGTGCTGTCGCGTAACCCGCGTCTGTATTCCACTCGTCGTCTGGTTGAAGCCGGTACCGAACGAGGCCATGAAATGGTAGTGATCGATACCCTGCGCGCCTATATGAACATTGCCAGTCATAAGCCGCAGATTCACTATCGCGGCAAGCCACTGGAAGGCTTCGACGCCGTAATCCCGCGTATTGGCGCCTCGGTCACGTTCTATGGCTGTGCAGTGTTGCGTCAGTTCGAAATGATGGGGGTGTTCCCGCTCAATGAGTCGGTAGCGATTGCCCGTTCACGGGACAAACTGCGCTCGTTGCAACTGCTGTCGCGTCGAGGCCTGGGTTTGCCTGTGACCGGTTTTGCCCACTCCCCTGACGACATTCCCGACCTGATCGAGATGGTCAATGGCGCGCCGCTGGTGATCAAGGTACTGGAAGGCACCCAGGGCATCGGCGTAGTGCTGTGCGAAACCGCCACTGCCGCTGAATCGGTGATTGAGGCCTTTATGGGGCTCAAGCAAAACATCATGGTGCAGGAATACATCAAGGAAGCGGGAGGCGCCGATATTCGCTGCTTCGTGGTCGGGGACAAGGTCATCGCGGCCATGAAGCGTCAGGCCAAACCTGGCGAGTTCCGCTCCAACCTGCACCGGGGCGGTAGCGCCAGCCTGATCAAGATCACCCCTGAGGAGCGCATGACCGCCATTCGTGCGGCCAAGGTCATGGGGTTGAGCGTGGCGGGGGTCGATATTTTGCGCTCCAACCACGGCCCATTAGTGCTGGAGGTCAATTCATCGCCGGGCCTGGAAGGTATTGAAACCACCACAGGCAAGGACGTGGCCGGGATCATCATTCAACATCTTGAAAAAAACAGCAGCCCGCACATGACACGGACCAAGGGCAAAGGCTAAACGCCCGTCAAACCCTGTGGGAGCGGGCTTGCCCGCGATGGCAGCACCGCAGTTTAACTGGCTGACCGCGCCGCCTGCATCGCGAGCAAGCCCGCTCCCACAGGGCCAGAAAAATCTACACCGCCCCTCTTGGCAACATAAGCCCCAGCGGCAGGCGTACACGGGCTTCCAGCCCACCGCCGCTACGGTTACGCAATTCAACATTGCCGCCATGCATGGAGGCAATCCGCTTCACGATAGCCAGGCCCAACCCTGTGCCTTTGCCACCACGGGCACGGTCACCGCGAATAAACGGATTGAAGATGTCTTCAAGTTCCGAAGGATCAATACCCGCGCCCCGGTCCATTACGCTGAGCACCACGTACGGTGCACTGACGTCTCCGGACACATATGCAGCAACCTCAACGTCTTCGCCCGCATGGTGCAGGGCATTGCCGATCAGGTTGTTGAGCAGACGCTTCATCGACACCCGACGCAACGCAAACGGCTGGATCGGCTGCAAGCGCAAGCGCACCTGTTCACCGTTCTGGTTGTAGGGCGCCACCACTTCGCGGATCAGATCACACAGATCAACTTCTTCGACCGGCTCGTCACGCCCATCACGGATAAAGGCCAGGAACTGATCGAGAATCGCATCCATGTCCTCAATGTCACGCACCATATCGTCTGAAAGGTCGCTGTGGTTGCCCATCAGCTCCAGAGAAAGGCGCAAACGGGTCAGCGGTGTTCTCAGGTCATGGGACACACCGGCAAGCATCAGCTCACGCTCACGGCCTGCCTGCTCAACATCTTCAGCCATTTGATTGAAGGCGCTGTACACCTCGGTCATCTCGCTGGGGGTGTCGCTGATCGGCAAGCGCACGCTGCGCCCCTGCCCCAGTTGACGAGCCGCATACACCAGTCGCTTGAGCGGCTGATTGAGCTGGCTGACGAAAATCCACGCCGACGCAGTGGATAACAAGCCAATGGCCAGGAACCAGCCCAGGACATTCCAGATTTTCTGCCCACGAAGCGGATGCGGATACAGCGGCACTTTCAACCAGCCTTCACCCAGGCTAGGCGCACGCACCCACAGGGCGGGAGACGTGTGCATGCGCAAGCGAACTTCGGTGTCAGGGCCTAGCTCGTCCTGCATCTGACGTTGGTAGATTTCGCTGTAAGGCCAGTGCTGCTCACCCTCGGGCACACCACCACCCACGACGCGCACCAAATCAACGGCATCGATAATCTTGTTGCGGTTTTCCTCATCGGCCGCCCAATAGGCGCGCAAGGTCAGTGCCACACCGTGACTGTATTGGCGGTCGACCAACACGTCCTCGTTCATGAGCAGGTAAACCAGCGTCAGTGCCTTGGAAAACAGAACGACTATCAGGACGAGCCAGAGAGTGCGCGAGAAAAAACTTTGGGGAAACCAGAGAGGGGTTTTCATAGACAGCCGTTTTTACACTTTGCAGGAACGAGCCCAAAAGCCCGCAAAAAAATGAATCGCGAGCCACTCAGGAACCTGAATGACTCGCTCCTACAAATGATCGGTCACTTGGTCGCGTTACCATCCGGCACGAACACATAACCTACGCCCCAGACAGTCTGGATATAGCGCGGTTTGGACGGATCAGGCTCGATCATGCGACGCAAACGGGAGATCTGAACGTCGATTGAACGCTCCAGTGCATCCCATTCGCGACCACGGGCCAGATTCATCAGCTTGTCACGGGTCAATGGCTCGCGAGCATGCATGACCAAGGCCTTGAGTACCGCAAACTCACCCGTAGTGAGCATGTGAACTTCATCACCGCGCTTGAGTTCGCGGGTGGCCAGGGACAACTCGTAATCACCGAAAGTCACGCTTTCGTCTTCGCTGCCCGGCGCACCCGGCACCGGTGCCGACTGGCGGCGCAATACAGCCCGCACCCGAGCCATCAGCTCATCGGGGTTGAACGGTTTGGCCAGGTAATCGTCTGCGCCCAGTTCCAGGCCCTTGATGCGGCTCAGCTCGTCGCCCTTGGCAGTCAGCATGATGATCGGCACCCGATTGCCCGCTGCACGCAGGCGGCGGCAGGCAGACAAGCCGTCTTCACCGGGCAGCATCAAATCCAGTACCACCAGGTTAAATACCTCACGAGCCAGCAAACGATCCATTTGCTCGACGTTCGGCACAGCCCGGGCACGATAGCCCTTGCTGACGAAGAAACGTTCCAGCAGGCTGCTCAGTCCAGGATCGTCATCAACGATGAGAATTTTTTCGCCTTCAGCCGGTTGTGCAATGCTGCTCATTAGATGCTCCTGTGATCTCGGCGCGCATTATGGCTTAGCTGCTGTCATACGCATGGTGTGCATTGTTAGCAGATTTTTCCTCTACAAACAGCAGACCAATCAATGTGGCCGCAGCCTGCAGTCCCCTGAATCCGGGAACGCTGGTTATAATGCGCCGCCTTTTGTGTCAGGCAACCTCGAATTTTCAATGGTTGTGGCAGGATTTATTTTTTCAACACCTGCCGTAATTTGCTGATTTCACGGGTCAACAGGCTGCCCTTTTGGCCCAGGTAGCGGCGCCCTCCGGGCCGCTCAACCAGCCTCGCAGGCCTTCAAGCCCGGGCCTGCGAGCCTGCATCACAATTTGTCAGGTGGTTTTATGGACAGCATCAACAGCCGCATCGCCGAAGAACTTGGCGTGCGCCCGCAGCAGGTCGAAGCGGCCGTCGCTCTTCTGGATGAAGGCTCCACCGTACCCTTCATTTCTCGCTACCGTAAGGAAGTGACCGGCAGCCTGGATGACACCCAGTTACGTCATCTGGAAGAACGCCTGCGCTATCTGCGTGAACTCGACGAACGGCGCGTGAGCATCCTCGCCAGCATCGAAGAACAAGGCAAATTGACACCCGAACTCGCCCGCGACATCAAACTCGCCGAGACCAAAACCCGCCTCGAAGACTTGTACCTGCCTTACAAGCAAAAGCGCCGCACCAAGGGCCAGATCGCCCTGGAAGCAGGCCTTGGCGAGCTGGCAGATGGCCTGTTCAACGACCCGACACGCAACCCTGAAACCGAAGCTGCCCGTTTTATCGACGCAGAAAAAGGGGTGGCTGATACCAAGGCGGCCCTCGACGGCGCCAAGTACATCCTCATGGAGCGCTTCGCCGAAGACGCCAGCCTGCTGGATAAACTGCGCAGCTTCCTCAAGAACGAAGCCATTCTCAGTGCCCGCGTGATCGCTGGCAAAGAAGAAGAAGGCGCCAAGTTCCGCGACTACTTCGAACACGATGAGCCGCTCAAAAGCATGCCTTCTCACCGTGCGCTGGCGATTTTCCGTGGTCGCAACGAAGGTATTCTCAGCTCTTCACTCAAAGTGGGCGAAGAACTGCCTGGGTCGATGCATCCCGGCGAGATGATGATTGCCGAACGTTTCGGCCTGCAAAACCAGAACCGCCCGGCGGACAAGTGGCTTGGCGAAGTAGTGCGCTGGACCTGGAAGGTCAAGCTCTACACCCACCTTGAAACCGACTTGCTGGGTGAGTTGCGCGACGGTGCTGAAACCGAAGCGATCAACGTATTCGCCCACAACCTGCACGACCTGCTGCTGGCCGCACCTGCTGGCCCGCGCGCCACCCTGGGCCTGGACCCGGGCCTGCGCACCGGCTGCAAGATTGCCGTGGTCGATGCCACCGGCAAGCTGCTCGAATACGCCACCGTGTACCCCCACGTACCGCACAACAAATGGGATCAGACGATCTCGGTCATGGCCGCCCTGTGCGCCAAGCACTCGGTGGAGCTGATCGCCATCGGCAACGGCACTGCCAGCCGCGAAAGCGACAAACTGGTCATCGACCTGATGAAAAAATACCCGGCCCTGAAAGTCACCAAGGTGATGGTCTCTGAAGCCGGTGCTTCGGTGTACTCGGCCTCGGAACTGGCGGCCAAGGAATTCCCGGACCTGGACGTATCGATCCGTGGTGCCGTGTCCATTGCCCGCCGCCTGCAAGACCCGCTGGCCGAACTGGTGAAGATCGATCCCAAGTCCATTGGTGTGGGTCAGTACCAGCACGACGTGTCCCAACTCAAACTGGCACGTGGCCTGGACGCTGTGGTTGAAGATTGCGTAAACGCCGTGGGCGTGGACGTGAACACCGCATCCGTGGCGCTCCTGGCACGCATCTCGGGCCTCAACGCCACGCTGGCGCAAAACATCGTCAGTCATCGCGACGAGAACGGCGCGTTCAAAACCCGTGCGGCGCTGAAAAAAGTCAGCCGCCTGGGCGAAAAAACCTTCGAGCAAGCGGCAGGTTTCTTGCGCGTAATGAATGGCGACAACCCATTGGACAGCTCGGCGGTTCACCCCGAGGCCTACCCGCTGGTCAAGCGCATTGCTTCGGACACCGAGCGCGACATCCGCTCGCTGATCGGCGACGCGAGCTTCTTGAAGCGTCTGGACCCGAAGAAGTTCACCGACGAAACCTTCGGCCTGCCGACCGTGACCGACATTCTGCAAGAGCTGGAAAAACCGGGCCGCGACCCGCGTCCCGAGTTCAAGACGGCTGAGTTCCAGGAAGGCGTCGAAGACCTCAAGGACCTGCAACTGGGCATGATCCTGGAAGGCGTGGTGACCAACGTGACCAACTTCGGGGCTTTCGTCGATATCGGCGTGCATCAGGACGGCCTTGTGCACATCTCGGCATTGTCCGAGAAGTTCATCAAGGACCCGCGTGAAGCCGTGAAAGCCGGTGACGTGGTCAAGGTCAAGGTCATGGAAGTCGACATCCCGCGCAAACGCGTTGGCCTGTCGATGCGCATGAGCGACACCCCGGGCGAGAAGATTGACGGCGCCCGTGGTGCACGCCCGGGTTCCGCCCCGCGCCAGCAAAACACCGCACCCCGTAAAGAAACCG is part of the Pseudomonas sp. ML2-2023-3 genome and harbors:
- a CDS encoding ATP-binding protein; amino-acid sequence: MKTPLWFPQSFFSRTLWLVLIVVLFSKALTLVYLLMNEDVLVDRQYSHGVALTLRAYWAADEENRNKIIDAVDLVRVVGGGVPEGEQHWPYSEIYQRQMQDELGPDTEVRLRMHTSPALWVRAPSLGEGWLKVPLYPHPLRGQKIWNVLGWFLAIGLLSTASAWIFVSQLNQPLKRLVYAARQLGQGRSVRLPISDTPSEMTEVYSAFNQMAEDVEQAGRERELMLAGVSHDLRTPLTRLRLSLELMGNHSDLSDDMVRDIEDMDAILDQFLAFIRDGRDEPVEEVDLCDLIREVVAPYNQNGEQVRLRLQPIQPFALRRVSMKRLLNNLIGNALHHAGEDVEVAAYVSGDVSAPYVVLSVMDRGAGIDPSELEDIFNPFIRGDRARGGKGTGLGLAIVKRIASMHGGNVELRNRSGGGLEARVRLPLGLMLPRGAV
- the rimK gene encoding 30S ribosomal protein S6--L-glutamate ligase, with the protein product MKIAVLSRNPRLYSTRRLVEAGTERGHEMVVIDTLRAYMNIASHKPQIHYRGKPLEGFDAVIPRIGASVTFYGCAVLRQFEMMGVFPLNESVAIARSRDKLRSLQLLSRRGLGLPVTGFAHSPDDIPDLIEMVNGAPLVIKVLEGTQGIGVVLCETATAAESVIEAFMGLKQNIMVQEYIKEAGGADIRCFVVGDKVIAAMKRQAKPGEFRSNLHRGGSASLIKITPEERMTAIRAAKVMGLSVAGVDILRSNHGPLVLEVNSSPGLEGIETTTGKDVAGIIIQHLEKNSSPHMTRTKGKG
- a CDS encoding Tex family protein; its protein translation is MDSINSRIAEELGVRPQQVEAAVALLDEGSTVPFISRYRKEVTGSLDDTQLRHLEERLRYLRELDERRVSILASIEEQGKLTPELARDIKLAETKTRLEDLYLPYKQKRRTKGQIALEAGLGELADGLFNDPTRNPETEAARFIDAEKGVADTKAALDGAKYILMERFAEDASLLDKLRSFLKNEAILSARVIAGKEEEGAKFRDYFEHDEPLKSMPSHRALAIFRGRNEGILSSSLKVGEELPGSMHPGEMMIAERFGLQNQNRPADKWLGEVVRWTWKVKLYTHLETDLLGELRDGAETEAINVFAHNLHDLLLAAPAGPRATLGLDPGLRTGCKIAVVDATGKLLEYATVYPHVPHNKWDQTISVMAALCAKHSVELIAIGNGTASRESDKLVIDLMKKYPALKVTKVMVSEAGASVYSASELAAKEFPDLDVSIRGAVSIARRLQDPLAELVKIDPKSIGVGQYQHDVSQLKLARGLDAVVEDCVNAVGVDVNTASVALLARISGLNATLAQNIVSHRDENGAFKTRAALKKVSRLGEKTFEQAAGFLRVMNGDNPLDSSAVHPEAYPLVKRIASDTERDIRSLIGDASFLKRLDPKKFTDETFGLPTVTDILQELEKPGRDPRPEFKTAEFQEGVEDLKDLQLGMILEGVVTNVTNFGAFVDIGVHQDGLVHISALSEKFIKDPREAVKAGDVVKVKVMEVDIPRKRVGLSMRMSDTPGEKIDGARGARPGSAPRQQNTAPRKETVAAAPSNNAMASLFANAKQLKKR
- the ompR gene encoding two-component system response regulator OmpR, which codes for MSSIAQPAEGEKILIVDDDPGLSSLLERFFVSKGYRARAVPNVEQMDRLLAREVFNLVVLDLMLPGEDGLSACRRLRAAGNRVPIIMLTAKGDELSRIKGLELGADDYLAKPFNPDELMARVRAVLRRQSAPVPGAPGSEDESVTFGDYELSLATRELKRGDEVHMLTTGEFAVLKALVMHAREPLTRDKLMNLARGREWDALERSIDVQISRLRRMIEPDPSKPRYIQTVWGVGYVFVPDGNATK
- a CDS encoding ATP-dependent zinc protease, which translates into the protein MREWVALPDLGVAGLRAKIDTGASTSSLHATEIEPFEREGEKWVRFNAHLGTLVQLRHRRCEAPLVAIKTIKSSNGHTQVRYVIRTGLALGDRVWQVEFTLACRKSMRYRLLLGSKALIDGQLVVNPEHKYVQDKPVFPVTTTSATGVA